ACCGCGATGGCCACGAAGACCAGCGCCAGGTACGAGTTCGACAGGTGGAACAGCTCCATCGGCTTGAACACCCGGCCGTTGCGGACCGCCGAGTGCAGGCGCTGCGCGACGATGAGGAACGCCGCCCCGGCCAGCACGGCCAGCGCCACGTAGACCCAGCTGGTCACCGGCACCAGCAGCAGCGTGCAGGCCACCGTGGCCCAGCTGTAGACCAGGATCCGCGCCGACACCTGGCGGGGCGTGGCCACCACCGGCAGCATCGGCACCCCGGCGCGCGCGTAGTCGTCCTTGTACTTCATCGCCAGCGACCAGAAGTGCGGCGGCGTCCACAGGAACACCACGCCGAACATCACCAGCGCCGGCCACTCCACGGTGCCGGTGACCGCGGCCCAGCCGACCACCACCGGCATGCAGCCCGCAGCGCCGCCCCACACGATGTTCTGCGAGGTCCGGCGCTTGAGCACCAGGGTGTAGACGAAGACGTAGAACAGGATCGCGCTGGTGGCCAGCACCGCGGCCAGCAGGTTCGCGCCCAGCCAGAGCACGAGGAACGAGGCCACGCCGAGCACGATGCCGAAGACGAGCGCGTTGCGGCGCGGCACCTCGTAGCGCACCAGCGGCCGCTTCTTGGTCCGGTGCATCACCGCGTCGATGTCGGAGTCCGCGACGCAGTTGAGGGCGTTGGCGCTGCCGGCCGACATGGTGCCGCCGACCAGCGTCACGATGACCAGCCACGGCGAGGGGATGCCGCGCGCGGCGAGGAACATCGCCGGGATCGTGGTGACCAGCAGCAGCTCGATGACCCGCGGCTTGGTCAGCGCGAAGTACGCGGCGACGACGCTGCGGCGACGGCCGGCGGTCTGCCCGGTCTCGGCGGGGGCGGATTCGTGGGTCGCTGTCATGAGGCGGGTGTTTCCTCCGCGGTCCGGGGGCGCGGCTCGGTCAGCGGCTTGCCCGCCAACCGGAGTTCGTGCCAGCGCGTCACCTTCCGCTCGGCGAAGAACGCGCCGAACGGGATGGTGCCGGCCAGCAGCACCAGGAGCATGCGCCCCAGCGGAACGCGCAACTGGGTCGTGGCGACGACGGCGACGAGCAGGTAGACCATGTACAGCCAGCCGTGCGCGACACCGATCCGGAACGTCCACGCGGTCCCGAGCTGCTGCGTCGAGCTGCCTTCCTCCCACAGCCCGGCGAGGTACCCGTACTTGAGCACCATGGCGGCGCACAGCAGGATCAACAGCACCGCAGTGACGTACGCCATGATCCGGTAGAAGATCAGCACACCAGGCTTCACGCCAATCCCTCAATCCCGCCTCGTGCCTCGAAACACCGGTGTCAACCAGACCGTACGCCACGCACGACCAGCGTCTGCGGCGGACCTCGGCCAGAAGTGACCCCACCCACCCGGGCCGGCCGGAGCGCCCCGGCGGGCGTCAGACCATCCGGTAGGCCTTGGCCACCAGTTCGAAGGAGTGCAGCTTGGTCTCCCGGTCCGGCACGTTGGCCGTGAGCATCAGCTCCTGGACACCGGTGCGCTCCCGCAGCTCGTCCAGGCCCGCGCGGACCGTCTCCGGGGAGCCGTAGACCGCGTCCGCCAGCCAGCTGTCCACGAAGCTCTGCTCGAGCTCGTCGTAGGCGTACTCGCGCGCCTCCTCGCGGGTGGGCTGCTTGCCGGGCATGCCCTTGCGCAGGCGCAGCATGCTCAGCGCGATCGGGCGGACGATGTCGAGCGCTTCCTCGTCGGTGTCCGCGGCCACCGTCTGCACCCCGATCAGCGCGTACGGCTCGTCCAGCACCGCGGAGGGCTGGAAGGACCGCCGGTACAGCTCCAGGGCGGGCAGCGTGTTCTGCGCGCTGAAGTGGTGCGCGAAGGCGAACGGCAGGCCGAGCGCCCCGGCCAGCTGCGCGCTGAAGCCGCTCGACCCGAGCAGCCAGATCGGCGGCACCGGCCCGTTCGGCACGGACTGGATCGCCGCGTACGGGTGGTCGATCGGGAAGTCGTCGCCGAGGAAGGCCATCAGCTCGCCGAGCTGCTGCGGGAAGTCGTCGGCCGACAGCGGACCGCTGGTGCGGCGCAGGGCGCGCGCGGTCGCCTGGTCGGTGCCCGGGGCGCGGCCGATGCCGAGGTCGATGCGCCCGGGGTGCAGCGCCTGCAGGGTGCCGAACTGCTCGGCGACGACCAGCGGCGCGTGGTTGGGCAGCATCACGCCGCCGGAGCCGAGTCGCAGCGTGCTGGTGTGCGCGGCCAGGTGCGCGATCACGACCGCGGGCGAGGAGCTGGCGATGCCGGGCATGCCGTGGTGCTCGGCGACCCACATCCGCTGGTAGCCCCACGCCTCGACGCTGCGGGCCAGGTCGGTGGTGGTGCGCAGCGCGTCGGAGGCGCTCTGGTGGGTCCCGACGGTGGACAGGTCGAGGACCGACAGCGGTACCGGCGAGTCACCGCGCGCGACGCCCTTGATCTGGTCGGCCTGGGAAGCGGTCGCGTCACCGGCCTCGGCGCGCTCCGGGGTCGCATTGGTGTCCATCGATCAGCACAACCACCCGGGCCCCAGCGTTGTTCCTGCCTGTGCCGGTGACCACAGGCGCCGGGCTCAGGCGAAGCTGACCTCCCGGGCCGGCTGCGCGGGCCGGGCCCGGCGGCGGGTGAGGATCGAGTCGCGGATCTCGCCGGCGCGGACCGCGCCGTTGGACAGCAGCGACGAGGTCAGGCCGTGGGTGTGCTCGGTGCCGCCCTGCAGGTAGATGCCGCCCGGGAGGTCGGTGCGGGTGCGCACGCGGTAGTCCCGCTCCACCCGCAGCCGGCCCTCCTCGTCGCGCTCGCAGTCCTGCGCGGTCTCGCCGAGCAGCCGCTCCGGGTCGCGGGGCCGGCACCCGGTCGCGT
This region of Saccharopolyspora hordei genomic DNA includes:
- a CDS encoding LLM class flavin-dependent oxidoreductase; translation: MDTNATPERAEAGDATASQADQIKGVARGDSPVPLSVLDLSTVGTHQSASDALRTTTDLARSVEAWGYQRMWVAEHHGMPGIASSSPAVVIAHLAAHTSTLRLGSGGVMLPNHAPLVVAEQFGTLQALHPGRIDLGIGRAPGTDQATARALRRTSGPLSADDFPQQLGELMAFLGDDFPIDHPYAAIQSVPNGPVPPIWLLGSSGFSAQLAGALGLPFAFAHHFSAQNTLPALELYRRSFQPSAVLDEPYALIGVQTVAADTDEEALDIVRPIALSMLRLRKGMPGKQPTREEAREYAYDELEQSFVDSWLADAVYGSPETVRAGLDELRERTGVQELMLTANVPDRETKLHSFELVAKAYRMV
- a CDS encoding DUF3817 domain-containing protein, producing the protein MKPGVLIFYRIMAYVTAVLLILLCAAMVLKYGYLAGLWEEGSSTQQLGTAWTFRIGVAHGWLYMVYLLVAVVATTQLRVPLGRMLLVLLAGTIPFGAFFAERKVTRWHELRLAGKPLTEPRPRTAEETPAS
- a CDS encoding heme o synthase; the protein is MTATHESAPAETGQTAGRRRSVVAAYFALTKPRVIELLLVTTIPAMFLAARGIPSPWLVIVTLVGGTMSAGSANALNCVADSDIDAVMHRTKKRPLVRYEVPRRNALVFGIVLGVASFLVLWLGANLLAAVLATSAILFYVFVYTLVLKRRTSQNIVWGGAAGCMPVVVGWAAVTGTVEWPALVMFGVVFLWTPPHFWSLAMKYKDDYARAGVPMLPVVATPRQVSARILVYSWATVACTLLLVPVTSWVYVALAVLAGAAFLIVAQRLHSAVRNGRVFKPMELFHLSNSYLALVFVAIAVDAAVGLPVIG